The genomic interval CTCTGATAAAATAGATTGTCGTGTTCATGCTCTTTATCATAGAAACTTTTACCAAACACGCCCCTGATTGTTTTAATTTGCaaccttatcatgttgttcatagcctcccaacATTTACACATGTCACTCATGTTGTGTTCcaacattaacttcagtttccaATGAGCTGACTCAACCATATCATTACATGTAAATTGTCACCATGGAGCAATCCAACAATATATAGTGACATGACATACTTGTAAGTCGCTGTGTTCCCTAAATGCATCACTCGatttgtccatgcttcaacaaactTTTACTTATGAGAAGTcagacaaattttttttacataatcaacaaacactttATTATCGACACATGATTGCTCAAATATGTGCAAACGCATGATATACTATTTTTCATCACTGCAATACATAATATAtttccacatattcaatattAACTTTTTTCTATCCTTTAAGATATATTCCTTGCATTTTGCTCCAACAATTTTGTCGATATGAAATCGACAAAGCAAATTAACAGCATGTGGAAATACAATGTCTATATGTTTGTCTCAATTATATGAAGAAATTTGTTTTGTGTAACaccacaaattactttaattttccATCTTAAACTATCTTTTAATAgttttgatctaagcttgaaaggacaatcacactttttttttttgaactttgAGTTAAACTATCAACATGTTTGTATTTTCATCATTTgtcacaacctaatattaatttattccttATTCATCTCTCTCTTGTCTCTTTATCTGATCTAGTAATGATAACGGTCACTTTGTTTTTCATACCAATTTTCCTAGCCCAATTCACAACAGCTTCACGGATATTAAATATctgaagtaaaatataaaataaattataataattaatcacaataatagatttttacaaaattagttataattatttatacctAATATGTGTCAAAAACGTTGGTAGTATTGGCATATGTTTTGTCATATAATAGTAGCGGCTTATCCAtgtcaattaaaatttatataaataaataaaataaatttttttataagtgtgTACCAGAAATCTTTTTCATAAGTTTTCTAGTACAAAAGAATTTACTGGGAAATCTGTGAAATTTTTTTCGGTAGTATATATTTTCAACCTTCTGTATCGAAAAACTTTTTCAAAGGTTTCTGGTacacatctttttaatcttctgtaccggaaattttttaaaaggtttttCAGTAATTACTGGAAATCTTTTATATAccgaaaaacttaaaatatttagtccaaaaatctttaaatagtaaaaaaaatgaatttaaggataaatgtgacatttttaaaatattgttggaGAATGGGTAAAATTGGAGGTACAGACAAACAAACACAATTGTATGCATGTTGAAGTATTAGAAACCACCTTCTTCTAAAACCTAAGAGCATCCTCTTTTTCATTCATCAAACAATCCTGGGTTACAATCATTAAAGGATTCGAAATCacctctttaaattttttttgattttttttctaaataagttatttttaaatttattaaaaaaatgtgattttcacatacatttttttttttttgtactttgTCTACGTGATTTTGTCATATAAGCACCATATTGATTTGTTTGTTGTGttattaaatgtgatttttttttcattttgttacAATATTTATTTGGTTCCAATTAGAAGATTAACTTCAATCCATTGTAAActcaatccaaaaaaaaaatatcccaaaaactttaattttcatatttctagaatttttatttttttttttaatttggatgCTCTAGCCTCTAGGTTTTTTCGGTGAATTGATCTTTTTCGATTTTAAaggttttaaatttatattattttcaaagaatgtattttttttaatttaaatgaataaacatttttttttcaaataaagtaaaaaggaagcttcaaatttataaaatacgtCTATCATAGAATAGTATTTTAGGCAAACGTGATTTTAGGACATATGTCTATCATACAAGTTGAAATAAAACCAAACATAAACTAAatattgaaagaaagaaaaaaacatttatGGCGCATGACATCTCAACAAACATGACTTCCCATTTCTCAGTCATTGGGAAAATCAATTCAGTCGGCGATAGTGGTAGGCTGCATATTTTGATCCATAAACTAACAAAATACTCGCACTTACACAGATCGTGCACTTCAGGTTTTTGCAGGACACAGAACCTCAGCACGTGATGCTATTTATATAGTAGCACCCAATAAATCATATTGAAAAGGAAAATGACACCCATgtaatttataaagaaaaacaaaggaaaaatatCGACACGACAAAAGAGTTTTTTCCATTGTCTCATCTAGAATAGCTAACTAAATTGTCGGCTGTAAATAATACTactaaaaagaattttttttaacgaTACGAAAAAATTATGGATGTTCAAAGTTTTGAAGCAACATTTACTTCATGAATTtgcatgtttcaaaaaaataattatccaAAATTAGGATAAACACAATCACAAATTCCTATACTACATTAACAAAGTATTTTTGACAAAGCTGGAATGATAAATGAACTAAGTTTTTCAGGACTATAGGATAATTCAACTTCAGGACTTCATAAATATAATCCCTTTCCCTAAAGAAAAGAACCGTGTACCCTGACTGCTATATCAAATCATTTAATAAGGTCTAAATTTCCTGGCAGCTCTCAATTGTTGCAGACGTTTTTTATCCTCCTCAAATTTGCTCTGCAACTCCATGATTTCTGCAAGCAAAACATGGTTTATTTGATCATCAATCAAAATCGATTTTGAATGTCACCAAGTACTAGTACTAGTTTAAGATAGTATCTAGGATTGAGAAAAATGAGGTAAAGCATGAGATTTTGCACAATCATATAATTTATAAGGTGTTCCAACCTATAAACCACTGATACAAGCACAACACCGTCCCGTAGACACAGATAATTTAAATCGTGTGACGGTGTTGTATCAGTGTCAGGCACTGACTAGTGGCAGACAACCATACACCCCTGCATCTGAAGTGTTGGTACTACATAGGTTCCAACCAACAAGATAATAGGTTTACTTGCAGTATAGACTGACACAAGACTAATAAGTCACAACCCTAATATTTCTTaactaaaagaaacaaaaataatattagccATAAGATCTATTCCATGTCGGTGGAAATTTTGATGGAACCCCTCTAATTAACATCTTTatgctttttctttcttttaaacCAACATCCGCtggtttaaatttaattgttgacAATTTGTTTTTAACAGAAATAAACAACTTTAATGACATCACAAATCGTAAACATTATATAGGATATATGTTAAAACATTATGAGAAACAAGTCATACCATTTCTCTGAGCTTCTCTTTTTTGAAAGCGGTAGAAATCTAGACCAAcatttttacttttctttttggCCAATTTATTCTCCACAGCAACTTGAGCAACTGAGCCCACAGCAATGCCACTTTCAGAGTCAGTAGTTTTCTTTCTACCCTTGTGGTGTACAACCACTGTCCATCCCCCTTCTGCAGCAAGggcttcttttgtttttctttcctgcattgaacaaaaaataattcCACAACAACCAAAATAAGTAACAAATGTGGGATCATTCATAGCTGAATATAGAATGGGGAAGATTTAAACACTAGAAGATCACTAAGTTAGTTAGAAAGTCAGCTAGTTAATGTCATGTATCAAAGATTGGGAGCCTGGCAGATGCAGACTAATGTTTTCAGCAAAGGTGAATGTTTTGGGGGAGTACTACAGGACATAAGCAATTCATCTAGAAACTATCCATACAAACTGAGTTATCCTCCACATCCTAACGCCATATTTAGCACCAACCTATGTTGTCAGGTCTCAGATCACCGAACCATAAAAATGGGATAGCCAGATCACGGATAGCGGGATGACCGCTATTGCGAAGGccaaaaaatagtatataaactaaacataaaatacaaacagtatacaaaatacaaaaaaaatagcaagatacacaaaaataaagttaaaccCTAAAATACTAAACAAAATAGCAAAGTACACAAAATTAAAGGAGTGATCATACTTAATAACCAAAATAGTAATTGTAATCAACAAAATAGAGAACAGAGCAAAAGAAACAGAGCAAAAGAAACAGATCAGACAAAACAGAGCAGGAACGAAACAGAGGAAGAACAAAAACAGTTTATTTTTCAAGTTGCTGAACCAACCCCTTTGTGggtttataataaaaaaagaattaggGCTTAAGTTGGTACGGAATGACATAGATGCACTTAATGacgaataaaaaaattaaataaatcttgTGTTTTTGAAAAAGTCCTAGAGCAGGTCCAATAGCAGGTCAGGCTGGTATAGCGGGATTCGCAGTCGGGAACACCGCTACCGTCGAACATGTTTACCCGGTCGGTGGCATCGCGGCCAGTTTCTCCACCGCACCGGGATAGCACAATTGCGCAGAATCGTGCCGGCATTGACAACATAGGCCCCAAAAACAGAAAAGCTCTGTCAAAAGCAGACAGCATCAAGTCCTTGGCACATGGAGGCAAAGCAACATTAAACCTCATGCAACTATAACTTGGATCCATACCCTAAACCCTTCCCTTATGAATGAAAATGACTTTAACTAGTTATTTCTCAAAGCCATGGAACTAGTAGTAGTAGTAGGTATATACAAAagaaaactataaataaaatattttccaacatccatttaattttaatatataacaaaatccAAACAATGTCATGATAATCATCCCCACTGAAAAAAGTGTTATCTAActattactaaaaataaatctacaaaaagtaacaattttaaaacaatggCTAATAACAAGAGCATCCAATCTCTGTTTGGTTTTAAGGAAGTTTTCCAAACAATTACCTCTTCCAATTTTTCTTCGTAATCAGTTACAAAATCATCAATTTGATTTTGCAATACCTCCAACCCTGGTCTACTTTTATGGTATTCCGTGATCCATTCTGTAGTTTGAGCATTCACAAGTCAGAAACTTTACCATGTACGACAATAAATAGACAATAGCATACAAATATGCACAAAGTACACGGGGCACTACAATCCAACAGTCgatgaaagaataaaaaatcataCTTTTCATTCCATTCAAACAGTCATCATCTCCTGAAGAGATAACATGAATTTCATCCTGATGATTTTGTTCTATATTTGCTGGTAATATTGGAACctcctttcttcttttttttttagttccCTTAGACTTACCTGCAAAACAATAACGAAATTACATAAGAAAAATGAATGTACAACTTCAGACATTCACAATGCAACAATGGAATCAaccagaaaatattttttattacaaggTTTGATAGCTGCTCCAATATTGGAATATATTGGCTCCTTGGAGTCTTTGATCTCCTCTGCTTCAGAATCAACACAATGTTTCACTGCTTCATCtaatataattgaagaaaaaaaggtAAGATCAACATAAACGGCATAATACATATATACTAGATGATTAGACAGAGAGAAACAATGATGGAAAAACTAAAGATCagaattttctaacaaaattttcaattttcacttTAGGTGGCTAGAATGACATTTAGTTACTGATTTTCCTTGTTAAGTATgatgaagagaaaaaaactaACTAAAGAGCATATATGAGAATACATAAAACACTATTTCGAAACTTCTACAATTTTCAAAAACCTTCATAATACCAACGTTTCACCCACTAAATAAAACTGCTATCATGTGTACTCTTTCTTACCTATTCATTATCACACACCCACTAAATAACttcaatcaaaattaaaactacACAAATACAAATGACAATTCATGACTAACATACGTTATCGCACCAGAAAAGCGGACAGACAGACACAGGATTGCCAGTCTGCACGCTAGCATGCTTAAAGACAATAAAACATTTTCTTCACAATACAGAAGCCACACCATAACCATCAACTCACCATTTTTCTCTTCTAAATCAACTTCTTCATCATCTTGTCTTTCTCCTCCACCTAAATTTTT from Cicer arietinum cultivar CDC Frontier isolate Library 1 chromosome 5, Cicar.CDCFrontier_v2.0, whole genome shotgun sequence carries:
- the LOC101497949 gene encoding uncharacterized protein isoform X1: MQDIKGKEMKFSINQKRKNKDKNLVQTEKQEDEKVDLEEQIVDHEIHVSKGKKAKDNTDRKRKNKDRNLVERQSPEDEVNLEEKHVVKVVKGKKVKVATSRKRKNKDKNLGGGERQDDEEVDLEEKNDEAVKHCVDSEAEEIKDSKEPIYSNIGAAIKPCKSKGTKKKRRKEVPILPANIEQNHQDEIHVISSGDDDCLNGMKKWITEYHKSRPGLEVLQNQIDDFVTDYEEKLEEERKTKEALAAEGGWTVVVHHKGRKKTTDSESGIAVGSVAQVAVENKLAKKKSKNVGLDFYRFQKREAQRNEIMELQSKFEEDKKRLQQLRAARKFRPY
- the LOC101497949 gene encoding uncharacterized protein isoform X2, which codes for MKFSINQKRKNKDKNLVQTEKQEDEKVDLEEQIVDHEIHVSKGKKAKDNTDRKRKNKDRNLVERQSPEDEVNLEEKHVVKVVKGKKVKVATSRKRKNKDKNLGGGERQDDEEVDLEEKNDEAVKHCVDSEAEEIKDSKEPIYSNIGAAIKPCKSKGTKKKRRKEVPILPANIEQNHQDEIHVISSGDDDCLNGMKKWITEYHKSRPGLEVLQNQIDDFVTDYEEKLEEERKTKEALAAEGGWTVVVHHKGRKKTTDSESGIAVGSVAQVAVENKLAKKKSKNVGLDFYRFQKREAQRNEIMELQSKFEEDKKRLQQLRAARKFRPY